Proteins from a single region of Larus michahellis chromosome 13, bLarMic1.1, whole genome shotgun sequence:
- the TPST2 gene encoding protein-tyrosine sulfotransferase 2 isoform X2 gives MRVTMRRVLLVVGSVVALMVTLHLGQQVLECQQVLSERRHRLMRPENEELVMMDSNHVEYRYSKEMPLIFIGGVPRSGTTLMRAMLDAHPEVRCGEETRIIPRVLAMRQAWSKSGREKMRLDEAGVTDQVLDAAMQAFILEVIAKHGEPARYLCNKDPFTLKSSVYLSRLFPNSKFLLMVRDGRASVHSMITRKVTIAGFDLNSYRDCLTKWNKAIEVMYSQCLEIGRSRCLPVYYEQLVLHPEQSMHAIMKFLDISWSDTVLHHEELIGKPGGVSLSKIERSTDQVIKPVNMEALSKWIGHIPGDVLQDMAHIAPMLARLGYDPYANPPNYGHPDPLVVNNTHRVLKGDYKTPANLKGHLQVTQNTSSSH, from the exons ATGCGGGTCACCATGAGGAGGGTGTTGCTGGTGGTGGGCTCGGTGGTTGCCCTGATGGTGACTCTGCACCTCGGCCAGCAGGTCCTGGAGTGCCAGCAGGTCCTGAGCGAGAGGAGGCACAGGCTGATGAGACCTGAGAACGAGGAGCTGGTCATGATGGACTCCAACCACGTCGAGTACCGTTACAGCAAGGAGATGCCCCTGATATTCATTGGTGGGGTCCCACGGAGCGGCACGACGCTGATGAGGGCCATGCTCGATGCCCACCCTGAGGTGCGCTGTGGAGAGGAGACCCGCATCATCCCCCGCGTGCTGGCGATGCGGCAGGCCTGGTCCAAATCAGGGCGAGAGAAAATGCGCCTGGACGAAGCCGGGGTGACGGACCAGGTTTTGGATGCCGCTATGCAGGCCTTTATACTGGAAGTGATCGCCAAGCATGGTGAGCCAGCCAGGTATTTGTGTAACAAGGACCCCTTCACGCTGAAGTCCTCTGTCTACCTGTCCAGGCTCTTCCCCAATTCCAAATTCCTCCTGATGGTTCGAGATGGCCGGGCTTCGGTCCACTCCATGATCACACGCAAAGTGACAATCGCGGGCTTCGACCTGAACAGCTACCGAGACTGCCTGACCAAGTGGAACAAAGCCATCGAGGTGATGTACTCCCAGTGCTTGGAGATCGGGAGGTCCCGCTGCCTGCCCGTCTACTACGAGCAGCTGGTGCTGCACCCCGAGCAGTCCATGCATGCCATCATGAAGTTCCTGGACATCTCCTGGAGCGACACGGTGCTGCACCACGAGGAGCTGATAGGGAAGCCTGGCGGGGTGTCGCTTTCCAA gataGAAAGATCAACAGACCAGGTTATCAAGCCGGTGAACATGGAGGCATTATCTAAATGGATCGGGCACATCCCGGGGGATGTGCTGCAGGACATGGCCCACATCGCACCGATGCTCGCCAGGCTTGGCTACGACCCCTACGCCAACCCACCCAACTACGGCCACCCCGACCCCTTAGTTGTCAACAACACGCACAGA GTTTTAAAGGGGGATTATAAAACGCCAGCCAATTTGAAAGGTCATCTGCAG GTGACTCAGAACACATCATCTTCTCACTAA
- the TPST2 gene encoding protein-tyrosine sulfotransferase 2 isoform X1: protein MRVTMRRVLLVVGSVVALMVTLHLGQQVLECQQVLSERRHRLMRPENEELVMMDSNHVEYRYSKEMPLIFIGGVPRSGTTLMRAMLDAHPEVRCGEETRIIPRVLAMRQAWSKSGREKMRLDEAGVTDQVLDAAMQAFILEVIAKHGEPARYLCNKDPFTLKSSVYLSRLFPNSKFLLMVRDGRASVHSMITRKVTIAGFDLNSYRDCLTKWNKAIEVMYSQCLEIGRSRCLPVYYEQLVLHPEQSMHAIMKFLDISWSDTVLHHEELIGKPGGVSLSKIERSTDQVIKPVNMEALSKWIGHIPGDVLQDMAHIAPMLARLGYDPYANPPNYGHPDPLVVNNTHRILTRPSLIQPRSRTQAWELLNIDSCPLSRTGRKKLQSHRQQLLNTGSFSCFGADRFLPGLRLDSAAAPALHVLPITVPLDQVSFVTLVGAGECLRVGPVPMVLCADRGQAAK, encoded by the exons ATGCGGGTCACCATGAGGAGGGTGTTGCTGGTGGTGGGCTCGGTGGTTGCCCTGATGGTGACTCTGCACCTCGGCCAGCAGGTCCTGGAGTGCCAGCAGGTCCTGAGCGAGAGGAGGCACAGGCTGATGAGACCTGAGAACGAGGAGCTGGTCATGATGGACTCCAACCACGTCGAGTACCGTTACAGCAAGGAGATGCCCCTGATATTCATTGGTGGGGTCCCACGGAGCGGCACGACGCTGATGAGGGCCATGCTCGATGCCCACCCTGAGGTGCGCTGTGGAGAGGAGACCCGCATCATCCCCCGCGTGCTGGCGATGCGGCAGGCCTGGTCCAAATCAGGGCGAGAGAAAATGCGCCTGGACGAAGCCGGGGTGACGGACCAGGTTTTGGATGCCGCTATGCAGGCCTTTATACTGGAAGTGATCGCCAAGCATGGTGAGCCAGCCAGGTATTTGTGTAACAAGGACCCCTTCACGCTGAAGTCCTCTGTCTACCTGTCCAGGCTCTTCCCCAATTCCAAATTCCTCCTGATGGTTCGAGATGGCCGGGCTTCGGTCCACTCCATGATCACACGCAAAGTGACAATCGCGGGCTTCGACCTGAACAGCTACCGAGACTGCCTGACCAAGTGGAACAAAGCCATCGAGGTGATGTACTCCCAGTGCTTGGAGATCGGGAGGTCCCGCTGCCTGCCCGTCTACTACGAGCAGCTGGTGCTGCACCCCGAGCAGTCCATGCATGCCATCATGAAGTTCCTGGACATCTCCTGGAGCGACACGGTGCTGCACCACGAGGAGCTGATAGGGAAGCCTGGCGGGGTGTCGCTTTCCAA gataGAAAGATCAACAGACCAGGTTATCAAGCCGGTGAACATGGAGGCATTATCTAAATGGATCGGGCACATCCCGGGGGATGTGCTGCAGGACATGGCCCACATCGCACCGATGCTCGCCAGGCTTGGCTACGACCCCTACGCCAACCCACCCAACTACGGCCACCCCGACCCCTTAGTTGTCAACAACACGCACAGA ATACTGACCCGTCCCTCCCTGATCCAGCCCCGCTCTCGAACCCAGGCGTGGGAGTTACTG aatattgaCTCATGTCCCTTGAGCAGAACTggaaggaagaagctgcagagccACAGACAGCAGTTACTAAACACAGGGAGTTTCTCATGCTTTGGGGCAGACCGGTTCCTCCCTGGCCTGAGGCTGGACTCTGCAGCCGCCCCAGCTTTGCACGTGCTCCCCATAACGGTGCCCTTGGACCAGGTGTCCTTTGTCACACTGGTGGGAGCAGGGGAATGTCTGCGGGTGGGACCAGTCCCCATGGTACTATGTGCGGATCGTGGCCAGGCAGCCAAGTAG
- the CRYBB1 gene encoding beta-crystallin B1 isoform X2, protein MSETTKLAAPGQAMEEKEKVAPAPTPSLDPAPVANSKGEEPSTEAFRIIVFDQENFQGRQMEFTTECLNLGDRGFDRVRSVIVTSGPWVAYEQANMRGEMFILEKGEYPRWDTWSSSYRSDCFMSMRPIKMEAEDHKISLYESADFKGNKMEIQEDDVPSLWAYGFCDRVGSVQVPSGTWVGYQYPGYRGYQYLFETGDFRHWNEWSAFQPQIQSIRRIRDMQWDQKGTFVTPDAPSD, encoded by the exons ATGTCTGAGACCACGAAACTTGCTGCTCCCGGCCAGGCcatggaggagaaggagaaggtggCCCCAGCGCCCACTCCATCCCTCGACCCTGCTCCCGTCGCAAACAGCAAGGGCGAGGAGCCCTCCACAGAAGCCTTCAGG ATCATCGTCTTCGACCAGGAGAACTTCCAGGGCAGGCAGATGGAGTTCACCACTGAGTGCCTGAACCTGGGGGACCGCGGCTTCGACCGGGTGCGCAGTGTCATCGTCACCTCTGGACC ctgggTGGCCTATGAGCAGGCCAACATGCGCGGGGAgatgtttatcctggagaagggTGAGTACCCTCGCTGGGACACCTGGTCTAGCAGCTACCGGAGCGACTGCTTCATGTCCATGCGTCCCATCAAAATG GAGGCTGAGGACCACAAAATCTCCCTGTACGAGTCTGCTGACTTCAAGGGCAACAAGATGGAAATCCAGGAGGATGACGTGCCCAGCCTCTGGGCTTATGGCTTCTGCGACCGCGTGGGCAGCGTGCAGGTGCCCAGTGGAAC CTGGGTCGGGTACCAGTACCCTGGCTACAGAGGCTACCAGTACCTCTTTGAGACCGGAGACTTCCGACACTGGAACGAGTGGTCTGCCTTCCAGCCCCAGATCCAGTCCATCCGCCGCATCCGGGACATGCAGTGGGACCAGAAGGGCACCTTCGTCACCCCCGACGCGCCCTCCGACTGA
- the CRYBB1 gene encoding beta-crystallin B1 isoform X1: MSETTKLAAPGQAMEEKEKVAPAPTPSLDPAPVANSKGEEPSTEAFRIIVFDQENFQGRQMEFTTECLNLGDRGFDRVRSVIVTSGPWVAYEQANMRGEMFILEKGEYPRWDTWSSSYRSDCFMSMRPIKMVSAPGAESTQWGLARAGSVLLDASWQRAPGLWPHDPAPSLCLPQEAEDHKISLYESADFKGNKMEIQEDDVPSLWAYGFCDRVGSVQVPSGTWVGYQYPGYRGYQYLFETGDFRHWNEWSAFQPQIQSIRRIRDMQWDQKGTFVTPDAPSD; encoded by the exons ATGTCTGAGACCACGAAACTTGCTGCTCCCGGCCAGGCcatggaggagaaggagaaggtggCCCCAGCGCCCACTCCATCCCTCGACCCTGCTCCCGTCGCAAACAGCAAGGGCGAGGAGCCCTCCACAGAAGCCTTCAGG ATCATCGTCTTCGACCAGGAGAACTTCCAGGGCAGGCAGATGGAGTTCACCACTGAGTGCCTGAACCTGGGGGACCGCGGCTTCGACCGGGTGCGCAGTGTCATCGTCACCTCTGGACC ctgggTGGCCTATGAGCAGGCCAACATGCGCGGGGAgatgtttatcctggagaagggTGAGTACCCTCGCTGGGACACCTGGTCTAGCAGCTACCGGAGCGACTGCTTCATGTCCATGCGTCCCATCAAAATGGTGAGTGCTCCAGGAGCAGAAAGCACCCAGTGGGGTCTGGCCAGGGCCGGATCTGTGCTGCTCGATGCCTCATGGCAGCGAGCTCCAGGGCTTTGGCCGCACGACCCAGCGCCTTCCCTCTGTCTTCCCCAGGAGGCTGAGGACCACAAAATCTCCCTGTACGAGTCTGCTGACTTCAAGGGCAACAAGATGGAAATCCAGGAGGATGACGTGCCCAGCCTCTGGGCTTATGGCTTCTGCGACCGCGTGGGCAGCGTGCAGGTGCCCAGTGGAAC CTGGGTCGGGTACCAGTACCCTGGCTACAGAGGCTACCAGTACCTCTTTGAGACCGGAGACTTCCGACACTGGAACGAGTGGTCTGCCTTCCAGCCCCAGATCCAGTCCATCCGCCGCATCCGGGACATGCAGTGGGACCAGAAGGGCACCTTCGTCACCCCCGACGCGCCCTCCGACTGA
- the CRYBA4 gene encoding beta-crystallin A4: MTHRCRRSSSLWKIVVWDEAFFQGKKHEFTTDCYSTPEHGFSTVRSCKIESGAWAGFEHCGFQGQQFVLERGEYPCWEAWSGSNAYHVERMCSFRPIACADHGRSRLMLFEQENFQGKRAELSDDCPSLPALGWDSSAVGSFLVRSGAWVCSQYPGYRGFQYLLESDSHAGEYKHVREWGSHAQTGQVQSIRRVQQ, from the exons ATGACCCACCGCTGCAGGAGATCCTCCAGCCTCTGGAAG ATCGTGGTGTGGGATGAGGCTTTCTTCCAGGGCAAGAAGCACGAGTTCACCACCGACTGCTACAGCACCCCGGAGCACGGCTTCAGCACCGTCCGCTCCTGCAAGATCGAGAGCGGGGC GTGGGCAGGCTTCGAGCACTGTGGCTTCCAGGGGCAGCAGTTTGTGCTGGAGCGTGGCGAGTACCCGTGCTGGGAGGCGTGGAGCGGCAGCAACGCCTACCACGTGGAGAGGATGTGCTCCTTCCGCCCCATCGCCTGCGCT GACCACGGGCGCAGCAGGCTGATGCTCTTCGAGCAGGAGAACTTCCAGGGCAAGCGGGCGGAACTGAGCGACGACTGCCCCtcgctgcctgccctgggctgggacagcAGCGCTGTGGGCTCCTTCCTCGTCCGCTCCGGCGC gTGGGTCTGCTCCCAGTACCCGGGGTACCGGGGCTTCCAGTACCTCCTGGAGAGTGACAGCCACGCGGGCGAGTACAAGCACGTGCGGGAGTGGGGCTCCCACGCGCAGACGGGCCAGGTCCAGTCCATCCGCAGGGTCCAGCAATGA